Proteins encoded together in one Mycobacterium noviomagense window:
- a CDS encoding fused (3R)-hydroxyacyl-ACP dehydratase subunits HadA/HadB has product MTAAADTSPIESRVGHYYQMDGTYLVGREKLREYARAVQDYHPAHWDVAAAAELGYPDLVAPLTFTSVPGMACNRRMFESVVVGYHTYVQTEEVFEQHRPIVAGDELRVDVELSSVRRIAGRDLITVTNTFTDTAGERVHTLHTTVVGVTAEDVDPAIKTAAQRAMMHDVDLAAIGESDADYEKTLRPEGEVRIAEGGAIRTPGTPSFDDVEVGDELPLRHARLSRGDLVNYAGVAGDANPIHWDEDIAKLAGLPDVIAHGMLTMGLGAGFVSAWSGDPGAVTRYAVRLSQPAIVSAREGADIEFSGRIKSLEPATRTGVVIVAAKSGGRKVFGLATVNVRFR; this is encoded by the coding sequence ATGACTGCAGCAGCAGACACGTCGCCGATCGAATCGCGGGTCGGCCACTACTACCAGATGGACGGCACCTACCTGGTCGGCCGCGAGAAGCTCCGCGAGTACGCCCGTGCGGTGCAGGACTACCACCCTGCGCACTGGGATGTCGCCGCCGCCGCGGAGCTGGGTTATCCGGACCTGGTGGCGCCGCTGACCTTCACCTCGGTCCCAGGTATGGCCTGCAATCGCCGCATGTTCGAATCGGTGGTTGTCGGTTACCACACCTATGTGCAGACCGAAGAAGTCTTCGAGCAGCACCGCCCGATCGTGGCCGGCGACGAGCTGCGCGTCGACGTCGAACTGTCGTCGGTGCGGCGGATCGCCGGCCGAGACCTGATCACCGTGACCAACACCTTCACCGATACTGCCGGCGAGCGGGTGCACACCTTGCATACCACCGTCGTCGGCGTCACCGCCGAGGACGTCGATCCGGCGATCAAGACGGCGGCTCAGCGAGCGATGATGCATGACGTGGACCTCGCCGCGATCGGCGAATCCGATGCCGACTACGAGAAGACGCTGCGCCCTGAAGGCGAGGTCCGGATTGCCGAAGGCGGCGCGATCCGCACACCGGGGACGCCGTCCTTCGATGACGTCGAGGTCGGTGACGAGCTACCCCTGCGCCACGCGCGTCTGTCCCGTGGGGACCTGGTGAACTATGCCGGGGTGGCCGGCGACGCCAACCCGATTCATTGGGATGAGGACATCGCCAAGCTCGCCGGGCTGCCCGATGTGATCGCGCACGGAATGCTCACGATGGGTTTGGGTGCCGGGTTCGTCTCGGCGTGGTCGGGCGATCCCGGTGCGGTTACCCGCTACGCGGTGCGGCTGTCGCAGCCCGCGATCGTGTCAGCCAGGGAGGGCGCCGATATCGAATTCAGCGGCCGGATCAAGTCGCTGGAGCCGGCAACCCGCACCGGTGTCGTCATCGTCGCCGCG